From a single Peromyscus maniculatus bairdii isolate BWxNUB_F1_BW_parent chromosome 4, HU_Pman_BW_mat_3.1, whole genome shotgun sequence genomic region:
- the Cd93 gene encoding complement component C1q receptor, whose product MRPGSGGRKKPGVCNLLCARAVVALQQRHSPQLPSEHNRVPSSKLQWWLLSLWGSLAAPRRRHRRMATSTGLLLLLLLLPLLGQPRAEAAADSEAVVCQGTACYTAHWGKLSAAEAQHRCNENGGNLATVKSEEEARNVQQALAQLLKTKEALEAKMGKFWIGLQREKGKCTYHDLPMKGFSWVGGGEDTAYSNWYKESKRSCTSKRCVSLILDLSLTPHPSHLPKWYESPCGTPDDPGKNIEGFLCKFNFKGMCSPLALGGPGQVTYTTPFQATTSSLEAVPFASAAKVACGDKAENKIRYFICNEKTPGIFHWGSSGPLCVSPELGCSYNNGGCQQDCFEGGNGSFRCGCRPGFRLLDDLVTCASRNPCSSNPCTGGGTCHPVPLSENYTCQCPNGYQLDSSQVHCVDIDECQDSPCAQGCINIPGGFQCECWVGYQSSGPKAEVCEDVDECAHSPCAHDCVNTVGSFHCSCKDGYALSGEDSTQCEDIDECLNSSSNPCDTFCFNSEGSFSCGCLPGWELAPNGVSCIKGIESLEPPTKSPQKEGKGDRKGSTMPPSEMPSSSRGSENVSKGGHTTDHLSLPSDTPNVSVPPKISVPSEASDVWMELSTHLPTATGHSKPTHEDSVAAHSDSDTDGQKLLLFYILGTVVAISLLLALALGLLIYRKRRAKKEEIKEKKPQNAADSYSWVPERAESRALENQYSPAPGTDC is encoded by the exons ATGCGCCCTGGGTCAGGGGGACGTAAAAAGCCTGGAGTCTGTAACCTTCTCTGCGCCAGAGCTGTCGTGGCTTTGCAGCAGAGGCACAGCCCTCAGCTCCCCTCAGAGCACAACCGGGTGCCAAGCTCCAAGCTCCAGTGGTGGCTGCTGTCATTGTGGGGGAGTCTAGCCGCTCCCAGAAGACGACACAGAAGAATGGCCACCTCAACaggtttgctgctgctgctgctgctgctgccgctccTGGGCCAGCCCCGGGCAGAGGCTGCTGCTGATTCAGAGGCTGTCGTATGCCAGGGGACTGCCTGCTATACTGCCCACTGGGGCAAGCTGAGCGCCGCCGAAGCCCAGCATCGCTGCAACGAGAACGGGGGCAATCTAGCCACGGTGAAGAGCGAGGAGGAGGCCCGGAACGTCCAGCAAGCCCTGGCTCAGCTCTTGAAGACCAAGGAAGCCTTGGAAGCCAAGATGGGCAAGTTCTGGATCGGGCTCCAGCGAGAGAAGGGCAAGTGTACGTACCATGATTTGCCAATGAAGGGCTTTAGCTGGGTGGGTGGTGGAGAGGACACAGCTTACTCAAACTGGTACAAAGAGAGCAAGAGATCCTGTACCTCTAAGCGCTGTGTGTCCCTGATACTGGACCTGTCCTTGACTCCTCACCCTAGTCACCTCCCCAAGTGGTATGAGAGCCCCTGTGGGACTCCTGATGATCCAGGTAAAAACATTGAAGGTTTCCTGTGCAAGTTCAACTTCAAAGGCATGTGCAGTCCCCTCGCCCTGGGTGGTCCAGGGCAGGTGACTTATACCACCCCTTTCCAGGCCACCACCTCCTCCCTGGAGGCTGTGCCTTTTGCCTCTGCTGCCAAAGTAGCCTGTGGGGATAAGGCTGAGAATAAGATCCGTTATTTCATATGCAATGAAAAGACTCCGGGTATATTCCATTGGGGCAGCTCAGGCCCCCTCTGTGTCAGCCCAGAGTTGGGGTGCAGTTACAACAATGGGGGCTGTCAGCAGGACTGCTTCGAAGGTGGGAATGGCTCCTTCCGCTGTGGCTGCCGGCCTGGCTTTCGGCTGCTGGACGACTTAGTAACTTGTGCTTCTCGGAACCCCTGTAGCTCCAATCCATGCACAGGAGGGGGCACCTGTCACCCTGTACCCCTCAGCGAAAACTACACATGCCAGTGTCCAAACGGCTACCAGCTGGACTCTAGCCAAGTACACTGTGTGGATATAGATGAGTGCCAGGACTCCCCCTGTGCCCAGGGATGTATCAACATTCCCGGAGGCTTCCAGTGTGAATGTTGGGTGGGCTACCAATCCAGTGGCCCCAAAGCGGAGGTCTGCGAGGATGTGGATGAATGTGCCCACTCGCCCTGTGCCCATGACTGTGTCAACACTGTTGGCTCTTTCCACTGCTCCTGTAAAGATGGCTATGCCTTGTCTGGGGAAGACAGTACCCAATGTGAGGATATAGACGAGTGTTTGAACTCCAGCAGCAATCCATGTGACACCTTTTGCTTCAACTCGGAGGGTTCCTTCAGCTGTGGCTGCCTGCCAGGCTGGGAGCTAGCTCCCAATGGAGTCTCTTGTATCAAGGGTATTGAATCTTTAGAACCACCAACGAAATCTCCCCAAAAGGAAGGCAAAGGTGATAGAAAGGGAAGTACTATGCCTCCTTCTGAAATGCCCAGTTCTTCCAGAGGCTCCGAGAACGTCTCCAAGGGAGGACACACCACAGatcatctctccctcccatcGGATACTCCCAATGTCTCTGTTCCACCAAAAATATCAGTCCCTAGTGAGGCATCTGATGTCTGGATGGAGTTGAGTACACACCTCCCCACGGCCACTGGCCACAGCAAGCCCACACATGAAGATTCTGTGGCGGCACACAGTGACAGCGACACCGATGGGCAGAAGCTGCTTCTGTTCTACATCCTGGGCACTGTGGTGGCCATCTCACTCTTGCTGGCTCTGGCCTTAGGGCTTCTCATTTATCGTAAACGGAGAGCCAAGAAGGAGGAGATAAAAGAGAAGAAGCCCCAGAATGCAGCTGACAGCTATTCCTGGGTTCCAGAGCGAGCCGAGAGCCGAGCCCTGGAGAATCAGTACag cCCAGCACCTGGGACAGACTGCTGA